In Streptomyces sp. NBC_00878, a single window of DNA contains:
- a CDS encoding MFS transporter, with translation MRPAFRDPNVLRWLGAYTTSVTGDVAYFMALSWATVRVAGPAQVGAVLAVGALPRAVLMLGGGVLADRFGPRRVLIGSDLVRCGMLLGAAALTWAGGPQLWLLYALSVLFGVVDAVFIPAVGALPPRLTDQGQLARVQGMRVLAVRFSNAVGPLVGAFALAVVGAAGAFAVVGVLFGVSLGLLSAVRMRPVVAAPVATARADGEVELGPDRTDPPDQGEPPDQASPPDQASPPDQASPPDQASPPGWADHLDPANPPGLLVEPPPHRRKAVEAISRRPLSADLRDGLRYLRGHRRLRGLVLAVALGEMCFSGPLAAGLVLLADERKWDAAVLGWILAAFSVGGAVSALAMAAARRVPRAAPVLAGSLFVTAGLVTVLGRAATPGAAVVFGGLLGVVSGVAMVLGNALVQKEAEPRYLGRVTSVTSLGTLGLSPVLFPLAGLVAAAWGTGAFFTGCGAVCVLAAATALSRPLRGARL, from the coding sequence GTGAGGCCCGCCTTCCGCGATCCCAACGTCCTGCGCTGGCTGGGCGCCTACACCACGTCGGTCACCGGCGACGTCGCCTACTTCATGGCGCTGTCCTGGGCCACTGTCCGGGTCGCGGGTCCCGCACAGGTCGGTGCCGTCCTTGCAGTCGGAGCGTTGCCCCGTGCCGTCCTCATGCTCGGCGGTGGCGTTCTCGCCGACCGCTTCGGCCCGCGTCGCGTCCTGATCGGCAGCGACCTCGTACGGTGCGGGATGCTGCTCGGTGCCGCCGCCCTGACCTGGGCAGGCGGCCCTCAACTCTGGCTGCTGTACGCCCTGTCCGTGCTCTTCGGTGTGGTCGACGCGGTGTTCATACCGGCTGTGGGCGCTCTGCCGCCGAGGCTCACGGACCAAGGACAGCTGGCCCGGGTACAGGGCATGCGGGTGTTGGCGGTGCGGTTCAGCAACGCGGTGGGGCCGCTGGTCGGGGCCTTCGCCCTGGCCGTCGTGGGGGCGGCGGGTGCTTTCGCCGTGGTGGGGGTGCTGTTCGGGGTGTCGTTGGGGTTGTTGTCGGCGGTGCGCATGAGACCGGTCGTCGCGGCGCCGGTCGCCACGGCGAGGGCGGACGGAGAGGTCGAGTTGGGGCCGGACCGGACAGACCCTCCGGACCAGGGGGAGCCTCCGGACCAGGCCAGCCCTCCGGACCAGGCCAGCCCTCCGGACCAGGCCAGCCCTCCGGACCAGGCCAGCCCTCCGGGCTGGGCCGATCATCTGGACCCGGCCAACCCTCCCGGCCTGCTCGTCGAGCCCCCGCCACATCGGCGCAAGGCCGTCGAAGCCATTTCGCGTCGGCCCCTGTCGGCAGACCTGCGCGACGGCCTCCGCTATCTGCGCGGCCACCGGCGGTTGCGCGGGCTCGTCCTGGCCGTTGCCCTCGGTGAGATGTGCTTCAGTGGCCCGCTCGCGGCCGGACTCGTTCTTCTCGCCGATGAACGGAAGTGGGACGCGGCCGTACTCGGCTGGATTCTCGCCGCGTTCAGCGTCGGCGGAGCGGTGAGCGCCCTGGCGATGGCCGCCGCCCGCCGGGTGCCCCGTGCCGCGCCCGTCCTGGCGGGCTCGCTCTTCGTGACCGCCGGTCTGGTCACGGTGCTCGGCCGAGCGGCGACGCCCGGAGCAGCCGTCGTGTTCGGAGGGCTGCTCGGCGTGGTCAGCGGGGTCGCGATGGTTCTGGGAAACGCTCTGGTGCAGAAAGAAGCCGAGCCCCGGTATCTCGGGCGCGTCACCTCCGTGACGTCCCTCGGCACCTTGGGGCTCAGCCCGGTTCTCTTTCCTCTCGCGGGCCTGGTCGCCGCAGCCTGGGGGACCGGCGCTTTCTTCACCGGGTGCGGCGCGGTCTGTGTCCTCGCGGCCGCGACCGCGCTGAGCCGGCCGCTGCGTGGCGCGCGCCTCTAG
- a CDS encoding winged helix-turn-helix domain-containing protein — MADDDITLDTAALRVLAHPMRLALLNRLRRQGPATVRQLATHFALDSGAASYHLRRLAAGGLIEEDTERGTRRDRWWRARHRISTHDPSTSPDAAESRAYVQAVALADSETLRRVAGEVVPVLPDEWFGASAFMSRTLHLTPGELDAMKRELAGVIERFRVREPAEEAETEAEGAEVEGAERVVLQLQMFPLLAEDT; from the coding sequence ATGGCGGACGACGACATCACCCTCGACACGGCCGCGTTGCGGGTACTGGCGCACCCCATGCGGCTCGCTCTGCTGAACCGCCTGCGCCGGCAAGGTCCCGCCACCGTGCGGCAGTTGGCCACACATTTCGCACTGGACTCCGGTGCGGCCAGCTACCACCTGAGGCGTCTGGCGGCGGGCGGACTCATAGAGGAGGACACGGAACGGGGGACGCGGCGGGACCGATGGTGGCGTGCGCGGCACCGGATCTCGACGCACGACCCGTCCACGTCCCCGGACGCCGCCGAAAGCCGCGCGTACGTCCAGGCTGTGGCCCTGGCCGACAGCGAGACGTTGCGCAGGGTGGCCGGTGAGGTCGTACCGGTCCTGCCCGACGAGTGGTTCGGGGCCAGTGCGTTCATGAGCCGGACGCTGCATCTGACACCCGGTGAACTCGACGCGATGAAGCGGGAGTTGGCGGGGGTGATCGAGCGATTCCGGGTACGGGAGCCCGCGGAGGAGGCGGAGACAGAGGCAGAGGGAGCTGAGGTCGAGGGTGCCGAGAGGGTGGTCCTGCAGCTACAGATGTTCCCGTTGCTCGCCGAAGACACGTGA
- a CDS encoding PepSY domain-containing protein, translating to MTTAPTTETDESPQAVAPSPKRGLWSPLRPLVLRLHFYAGVLVAPFLLVAATTGFLYAASFQAEKILYSHEMTVPVGDEKLPISEQVAAARKAHPEGTVSAVRPSPEDDATTRVMLSGVPGIGETHTLAVFVDPYTAKVRGALEQYGSTGALPLRTWIDEFHANLQLGQNGRLYSELAASWLWVIAGGGLVLWFSRRRTQRTIRGTTGRRRTLGLHGTVGVWAAVGFFFLAATGLTWSTYAGAHIDELRTSLHQATPAVSVAAGGEHSGHDSAAAEGDVEHGVGLDKVLASARAEGLGDPVEIVPPADAESGYVVRQVQRSWPTKQDAVAVDPSTGEVTDTVRFADYPVLAKLTRWGIDAHTGVLFGIANQLVLMALALSLILLILWGYRMWWQRGRASAFGRPVPRGAWQQVPPYVLVPAMALIAALGYFVPLLGIPLAAFIAVDIVLGEIAYRRGKRTYATEK from the coding sequence ATGACCACCGCTCCCACGACCGAGACGGACGAGTCCCCGCAAGCCGTCGCCCCTTCCCCGAAACGCGGCCTCTGGTCGCCGCTGCGTCCCCTGGTGCTGCGGCTGCACTTCTACGCCGGAGTGCTCGTCGCCCCGTTCCTGCTGGTCGCCGCCACGACCGGATTCCTGTACGCGGCGTCGTTCCAGGCCGAGAAGATCCTGTACTCGCACGAGATGACCGTCCCCGTCGGCGACGAGAAACTGCCGATATCCGAACAGGTCGCCGCCGCCCGCAAGGCCCACCCGGAGGGCACGGTCTCGGCCGTACGCCCCTCTCCGGAGGACGACGCGACCACCAGGGTGATGCTGTCCGGCGTCCCGGGCATCGGCGAGACCCACACCCTCGCGGTGTTCGTCGACCCCTACACCGCCAAGGTGCGCGGCGCGCTCGAACAGTACGGATCCACCGGCGCCCTGCCGCTGCGCACCTGGATCGACGAGTTCCACGCCAACCTCCAGCTCGGCCAGAACGGCCGCCTCTACAGCGAGCTTGCCGCCAGCTGGCTGTGGGTGATCGCGGGCGGCGGTCTGGTGCTCTGGTTCAGCCGCCGCCGTACGCAGCGCACGATACGCGGCACCACCGGCCGCCGACGCACGCTCGGTCTGCACGGCACCGTCGGTGTCTGGGCCGCCGTCGGGTTCTTCTTCCTCGCGGCGACGGGCCTGACCTGGTCGACGTACGCCGGCGCGCACATCGACGAACTGCGCACCTCGCTCCACCAGGCCACACCCGCGGTGTCGGTGGCCGCGGGCGGCGAACACTCAGGCCACGATTCCGCCGCCGCGGAGGGAGACGTCGAGCACGGCGTCGGCCTCGACAAGGTGCTGGCGTCCGCGCGGGCGGAGGGCCTGGGCGACCCGGTGGAGATCGTCCCGCCCGCCGACGCCGAGTCCGGGTACGTGGTGAGGCAGGTCCAGCGCAGCTGGCCCACCAAGCAGGACGCGGTCGCCGTGGACCCGTCGACCGGCGAGGTGACCGACACGGTCCGCTTCGCCGACTACCCGGTCCTGGCGAAGCTGACCCGCTGGGGCATCGACGCCCACACCGGAGTCCTGTTCGGCATCGCCAACCAGCTCGTCCTGATGGCCCTGGCCCTCAGCCTGATCCTGCTGATCCTGTGGGGCTACCGCATGTGGTGGCAACGAGGCCGCGCCTCAGCCTTCGGCCGCCCCGTCCCACGCGGCGCCTGGCAACAGGTCCCCCCATACGTCCTCGTCCCCGCGATGGCCCTCATCGCCGCCCTCGGCTACTTCGTCCCGCTCCTGGGCATCCCACTGGCTGCCTTCATCGCCGTCGACATCGTGCTGGGCGAGATCGCGTACCGGCGCGGCAAACGGACGTACGCGACCGAGAAGTGA
- a CDS encoding sigma-70 family RNA polymerase sigma factor, whose amino-acid sequence MVSALLQAHDDERVTRWALAAGAGDPDAVERFVRATHRDVWRFVAHLSGDVHGADDLTQETFLRALTALPGFSARSSARSWLLAIARRTVADRFRTAAARPRLSDTGDWQTAAERAQPRGLPGFDEGVALLDLLETLDAPRREAFVLTQLAGLPYADAASAVGCPVGTVRSRVARARESVTALLEAAG is encoded by the coding sequence ATGGTTTCTGCCCTGCTTCAGGCACACGACGACGAACGGGTCACCCGCTGGGCCCTGGCCGCCGGAGCCGGCGACCCCGACGCGGTCGAGCGGTTCGTACGGGCCACCCACCGGGACGTATGGCGTTTCGTGGCCCACCTCAGCGGCGATGTGCACGGCGCCGACGACCTCACTCAGGAAACGTTCCTGCGCGCGCTGACCGCACTGCCGGGCTTCTCCGCCCGCTCCAGCGCCCGCAGTTGGCTGCTGGCGATCGCCCGCCGCACGGTGGCCGACCGCTTCCGCACGGCGGCGGCCCGGCCGCGCCTGTCCGACACCGGCGACTGGCAGACGGCCGCGGAGCGCGCGCAGCCGCGCGGGCTGCCCGGCTTCGACGAGGGCGTGGCCCTCCTCGACCTCCTGGAGACCCTGGACGCCCCGCGCCGCGAGGCGTTCGTGCTGACCCAGTTGGCGGGCCTGCCGTACGCGGACGCCGCGTCGGCGGTGGGCTGCCCGGTCGGGACCGTACGGTCGCGGGTCGCGCGCGCCCGGGAGAGCGTGACGGCGTTGCTGGAGGCGGCGGGGTAG
- a CDS encoding peptide deformylase, which yields MASPSDPMPSSLGDQVEELLSRPGPLPIVAAGDPVLRRTAEPFDGQLDPTLLARFVAALRDTMYAAPGVGLAAPQVGVPLRLAVIEDPAPVPDEIREVRGRVPLPFRVLVNPAYEPLGPARAAFFEGCLSVPGWQAVVARPAEVRLLAQDEFGRTVDEVFAGWPARIVQHETDHLNGTLYLDRAELRSLSSNQAMAERWCHPTPSQAAADLGFDLPEES from the coding sequence ATGGCTTCCCCCAGTGATCCCATGCCCTCGTCCCTCGGCGACCAGGTGGAGGAACTCCTCTCCCGTCCGGGCCCGTTGCCGATCGTCGCCGCCGGTGACCCGGTGCTGCGCCGCACGGCCGAGCCCTTCGACGGCCAGCTGGACCCGACGCTCCTGGCGCGTTTCGTCGCGGCCCTCCGCGACACCATGTACGCGGCACCGGGCGTCGGGCTGGCCGCACCCCAGGTGGGCGTGCCCTTGCGCCTCGCGGTCATCGAGGACCCGGCACCGGTACCGGACGAGATCCGCGAGGTACGCGGCCGCGTGCCCCTGCCCTTCCGCGTCCTGGTCAACCCGGCGTACGAGCCCCTGGGTCCGGCCCGCGCCGCGTTCTTCGAGGGCTGCCTGAGCGTGCCGGGATGGCAGGCGGTGGTGGCGCGGCCCGCCGAGGTGCGGCTCCTGGCGCAGGACGAGTTCGGCCGCACGGTGGACGAGGTGTTCGCGGGCTGGCCGGCCCGCATCGTCCAGCACGAGACCGACCACCTGAACGGCACCCTCTACCTGGACCGCGCCGAACTGCGCTCGCTCTCCTCGAACCAGGCGATGGCGGAACGATGGTGCCACCCGACACCGAGCCAGGCGGCAGCGGACCTCGGCTTCGACCTCCCCGAGGAGAGCTGA
- a CDS encoding NAD(P)/FAD-dependent oxidoreductase: MTESESIAYDVVVIGAGPVGENVAERTRAAGLSTAIVESELVGGECSYWACMPSKALLRPVIARADARRVPGLRQSVQGPLDADAVLAHRDDYTSHWKDDGQVQWVDGIGADLYRGQGRLAGPRRVTVDGPDGERHVLTARHAVAVSTGTRAVVPDLPGIAEVKPWTSRDATSAQAVPGRLVVVGGGVVGVEMATAWQALGSQVTLLVRGKGLLPRMEPFAGELVAEALTEAGADVRTGTAVEAVTRDGTTIVVTTSAGDRIEADEILFATGRAPHTDDLGLDTIGLEPGSWLTVDDSCRVTGSEWLYAVGDVNHRALLTHQGKYQARIAGAAIAARAAGVPLLETDAWGAHAATADHVAVPQVVFTDPEASAVGLSLAEAEQTGHRVRAVDVELSSVAGAGLYADGYRGRARMIVDLDTETLRGVTFVGPGVGELIHSATIAVAGEVPVSRLWHAVPSYPTVSEVWLRLLEAYRDAPLEVRS, from the coding sequence ATGACGGAATCGGAATCCATCGCGTACGACGTCGTGGTGATCGGGGCCGGGCCTGTGGGGGAGAACGTCGCCGAACGCACCCGCGCCGCAGGCCTCTCCACCGCGATCGTGGAGAGCGAGCTGGTCGGCGGCGAGTGCTCGTACTGGGCGTGCATGCCCAGCAAGGCCCTGCTGCGCCCGGTCATCGCCCGCGCGGACGCACGCCGCGTGCCGGGTCTCAGGCAGTCCGTGCAGGGCCCCCTCGACGCCGACGCGGTCCTCGCCCATCGCGACGACTACACCTCGCACTGGAAGGACGACGGCCAGGTCCAGTGGGTCGACGGCATAGGTGCCGACCTCTACCGAGGACAGGGGCGGCTCGCCGGGCCACGCCGGGTCACGGTCGACGGCCCCGACGGTGAGCGGCACGTCCTGACCGCCCGGCACGCCGTGGCCGTCAGCACCGGCACCCGCGCCGTCGTGCCCGACCTGCCCGGAATCGCCGAGGTCAAGCCCTGGACCAGTCGCGACGCCACCAGCGCGCAGGCCGTGCCGGGCCGCCTCGTGGTCGTCGGCGGCGGGGTCGTCGGCGTCGAGATGGCCACCGCCTGGCAGGCCCTCGGCTCCCAGGTCACGCTCCTCGTCCGCGGGAAGGGCCTGCTGCCCCGTATGGAGCCCTTCGCCGGCGAACTGGTCGCCGAGGCGCTGACGGAGGCGGGCGCGGACGTGCGTACGGGCACGGCGGTCGAAGCGGTGACCCGGGACGGCACGACGATCGTCGTCACCACCTCCGCGGGCGACCGCATCGAGGCCGACGAGATCCTCTTCGCCACCGGCCGCGCCCCGCACACCGACGACCTCGGACTCGACACGATCGGGCTGGAGCCAGGCTCCTGGCTGACGGTCGACGACAGCTGCCGGGTGACGGGCAGCGAATGGCTGTACGCCGTCGGGGACGTCAACCACCGCGCCCTCCTCACCCACCAGGGGAAGTACCAGGCCCGTATCGCCGGCGCCGCCATCGCGGCCCGCGCGGCCGGCGTGCCGCTCCTGGAGACCGACGCCTGGGGCGCCCACGCGGCGACGGCCGACCACGTGGCCGTCCCCCAGGTCGTCTTCACCGACCCGGAGGCCTCCGCCGTCGGCCTCTCCCTCGCCGAGGCGGAACAGACCGGCCACCGGGTCCGCGCGGTCGACGTCGAGCTCTCCTCGGTCGCCGGCGCCGGTCTCTACGCCGACGGCTACCGCGGTCGCGCCCGCATGATCGTCGACCTCGACACCGAAACCCTCCGCGGGGTCACCTTCGTCGGCCCCGGCGTCGGCGAACTGATCCACTCCGCCACGATCGCGGTCGCCGGCGAGGTCCCGGTGAGCCGGCTGTGGCATGCGGTGCCGTCGTATCCGACGGTGAGCGAGGTGTGGCTGCGGCTGCTGGAGGCGTACCGGGACGCTCCGCTGGAGGTGCGGTCGTAG
- the trxA gene encoding thioredoxin, with the protein MSSTVELTKDNFDQTVTDNGFVLIDFWASWCGPCRQFAPVYEKAAEANPDLVFGKVDTEAQPELAAAFNIQSIPTLMIVRDQVAVFAQPGALPEAALVDVIGQARKLDMDEVRKSIAEQEQKAQ; encoded by the coding sequence ATGAGCAGCACTGTGGAGCTCACCAAGGACAACTTCGACCAGACGGTCACGGACAACGGGTTCGTCCTGATCGACTTCTGGGCCTCTTGGTGCGGCCCGTGCCGCCAGTTCGCCCCGGTCTACGAGAAGGCGGCGGAGGCCAACCCCGACCTGGTCTTCGGCAAGGTGGACACGGAGGCGCAGCCGGAGCTGGCCGCGGCCTTCAACATCCAGTCGATTCCGACGCTGATGATCGTCCGTGACCAGGTGGCCGTCTTCGCCCAGCCCGGAGCGCTGCCCGAGGCCGCCCTGGTGGACGTCATCGGACAGGCCCGGAAGCTGGACATGGACGAGGTCCGCAAGTCGATCGCGGAGCAGGAACAGAAGGCCCAGTGA
- a CDS encoding MFS transporter, giving the protein MARDLQVKETASDPPLWTADFRLFFAARTTSLLGDAMLPVAITAAVIRAGYGASGVGYALAALVAPFAALIIFGGVLSDRFGARRLMVVSDTARLCSQAVLALLFLLGTPQLWQILVLLALIGAGSAIFQPGVASITPRMAQDVQKANGTLRISESVTVVIGPSLAGLLLAVSSPATVVALDALTYGVSGACLLLIRSVPMGPAARDGESSFRADLVEGWREFRARTWLWSVIVVFMLWQLAGAGPTMTLGNSTLVTDYGASTFGLVMSSLGAGSVLGGIAAIRLRPRYPLRAGALSMILWALMPLGVALGLPAPLIAGCYGVSGVGMAFWIVMFHTSVQTHIPQDVLGRVHAYDAAGSLVMKPVGQAVAGPLAVVAGTVPLLYVSASMALVACALLLAIPAVRGLKRVEA; this is encoded by the coding sequence ATGGCCCGTGACCTGCAAGTCAAGGAGACCGCGTCTGATCCGCCGCTGTGGACAGCGGACTTCCGGCTGTTCTTCGCCGCCCGGACCACCTCTCTGCTGGGCGACGCGATGCTCCCTGTCGCGATCACGGCCGCCGTGATCCGGGCGGGATACGGGGCGAGTGGGGTGGGCTATGCGCTCGCCGCGCTCGTAGCGCCGTTCGCAGCACTGATCATCTTTGGCGGGGTGCTGTCCGACCGCTTCGGCGCCCGCCGGCTGATGGTCGTCTCGGACACAGCTCGGCTGTGCTCTCAGGCGGTGCTCGCGCTGCTGTTCCTGCTGGGTACGCCGCAGCTGTGGCAGATCCTGGTGCTGCTGGCCCTGATCGGGGCGGGCAGCGCAATCTTCCAGCCGGGAGTCGCCAGCATCACCCCGCGCATGGCCCAGGACGTACAGAAGGCCAACGGCACCCTCCGCATCTCAGAGTCCGTCACCGTCGTGATCGGCCCGTCGCTGGCCGGCCTGCTGCTGGCGGTCTCCTCACCGGCAACGGTGGTCGCCCTCGACGCCTTGACCTATGGGGTCAGCGGCGCCTGCCTACTCCTGATCCGCTCGGTCCCGATGGGCCCGGCCGCGCGGGACGGCGAATCGTCGTTCCGGGCCGATCTCGTCGAGGGATGGCGGGAGTTCCGGGCCAGGACCTGGCTGTGGAGCGTCATCGTCGTCTTCATGCTCTGGCAGCTGGCCGGCGCCGGCCCCACCATGACCCTCGGCAACAGCACGCTCGTCACCGACTACGGAGCATCGACGTTCGGCTTGGTCATGTCGTCCCTCGGGGCGGGAAGTGTGCTGGGCGGGATCGCCGCGATCAGGCTCCGCCCTCGGTATCCGCTCCGGGCCGGCGCCCTCTCCATGATCCTTTGGGCGCTCATGCCGCTGGGGGTCGCTCTCGGCCTTCCCGCGCCGCTCATCGCCGGGTGCTACGGGGTGAGCGGCGTGGGCATGGCGTTCTGGATCGTCATGTTCCACACAAGCGTGCAGACGCACATCCCGCAGGACGTCCTCGGCAGGGTGCACGCGTACGACGCGGCCGGCTCGCTGGTGATGAAGCCGGTCGGGCAGGCGGTGGCGGGACCGCTCGCGGTCGTCGCGGGGACGGTGCCGCTGCTGTACGTGTCCGCGTCGATGGCGCTCGTCGCCTGCGCCCTGCTGCTGGCAATCCCGGCCGTACGCGGCCTGAAGCGCGTTGAGGCCTAG
- a CDS encoding benzaldehyde dehydrogenase has protein sequence MPLLDPENWQSRSLSGGEYAVTEPATGDPLGTVTLASGEDVAPAAAAARAAQAGWARAPHFVRAAVLRKAGDLFTAHADELRDWLVRESGSIPGKADFELHVAAQECYEAAALASRPAGQVLPSEAARLSYTRRIPVGVVGVIAPFNAPLILSIRSVAPALALGNGVVLKPDPRTAVCGGLALAAVFAEAGLPEGLLHVLPGGPEAGQALVADPQVPVISFTGSTAAGRAVGEAAGRHLKRVHLELGGNSALVVLADADLDAVISTAAWGSFFHQGQICMTTGRHLVHASLYEEYVERLAAKADSLAVGDPHREQVHLGPIIDDAQLAKIHGLVESSTAQGAKLAAGGTHDRLFYRPTVLAGVDDATPAYAEEVFGPVAPVRSFTTVDEAAALASDGPYGLSLGIVTRDTARGLDLAERVPTGIVHINDQTVNDEAVAPFGGIAASGTGARFGGEANLEAFTDLRWTTVRGDVAGYPF, from the coding sequence ATGCCCCTGCTCGACCCGGAGAACTGGCAGTCCCGAAGCCTGTCGGGCGGTGAGTACGCCGTCACGGAACCCGCGACCGGCGACCCGCTCGGCACCGTCACGCTCGCCTCCGGCGAGGACGTCGCGCCGGCGGCCGCTGCCGCCCGCGCCGCCCAGGCCGGGTGGGCCCGCGCCCCGCACTTCGTCCGCGCCGCCGTCCTGCGCAAGGCCGGCGACCTGTTCACCGCGCACGCCGACGAGCTGCGCGACTGGCTCGTGCGCGAGTCCGGGTCCATCCCCGGCAAGGCCGACTTCGAACTGCACGTCGCGGCCCAGGAGTGCTACGAGGCGGCCGCGCTCGCGTCGCGTCCGGCAGGCCAGGTCCTGCCGTCCGAGGCCGCCCGGCTGTCGTACACCCGGCGCATCCCGGTCGGCGTCGTGGGAGTGATCGCCCCCTTCAACGCCCCGCTGATCCTCTCGATCCGCTCGGTGGCCCCGGCGCTCGCGCTCGGCAACGGCGTCGTCCTGAAACCGGACCCGCGCACCGCCGTCTGCGGCGGCCTCGCGCTCGCCGCGGTCTTCGCCGAGGCGGGCCTTCCGGAGGGGCTGCTGCACGTGCTGCCCGGAGGTCCGGAAGCCGGGCAGGCGCTGGTCGCCGATCCGCAGGTGCCGGTGATCTCGTTCACCGGGTCGACCGCCGCCGGACGCGCGGTCGGCGAGGCCGCGGGACGCCATCTCAAGCGCGTACACCTGGAGTTGGGCGGCAACTCCGCCCTGGTCGTGCTGGCGGACGCCGACCTCGACGCGGTGATCTCCACGGCGGCCTGGGGCTCGTTCTTCCACCAGGGCCAGATCTGCATGACCACCGGCCGCCACCTGGTGCACGCCTCGCTGTACGAGGAGTACGTCGAGCGGCTCGCCGCGAAGGCCGACTCGCTGGCCGTCGGCGACCCGCACCGGGAGCAGGTGCACCTCGGGCCGATCATCGACGACGCCCAGCTCGCCAAGATCCACGGCCTGGTGGAGTCCAGCACCGCACAGGGCGCGAAACTGGCCGCGGGCGGCACCCACGACCGGCTGTTCTACCGTCCGACGGTCCTCGCCGGAGTCGACGACGCGACCCCCGCGTACGCCGAGGAGGTCTTCGGCCCGGTCGCGCCGGTCCGCTCCTTCACCACCGTCGACGAGGCCGCCGCCCTCGCCTCCGACGGGCCGTACGGCCTCTCGCTGGGCATCGTCACCCGGGACACCGCACGAGGCCTCGACCTCGCCGAACGCGTCCCCACCGGGATCGTCCACATCAACGACCAGACCGTCAACGACGAGGCCGTCGCGCCCTTCGGCGGCATCGCCGCCTCCGGCACCGGCGCCCGGTTCGGCGGCGAGGCCAATCTGGAGGCCTTCACCGACCTGCGGTGGACGACGGTACGCGGGGATGTGGCGGGCTACCCCTTCTAG
- a CDS encoding 4-hydroxybenzoate 3-monooxygenase: MRTKVGIIGGGPAGLLLARLLHRTGIDCVVLESRTRAYVEQRQRAGMLEQGTVDALRECGAADRLETEGLIHNGIELRFDRERHRIDFPVLTGGRTVTIYAQTEIVKDLVELQLADGPPLLFEAEVLGIENAVEEPGGGPPLVRFVHEGREQTLTCDYVVGCDGFHGVARDTFPAVVSRTYAHDYPYSWLGILADVAPSCEELVYARGPGGFALHSMRSTSVSRLYLQVPNGTDADDWPDERIWDELDARFAIDGDWRLERGPITAKSVTPMRSYVHEPMRHGRLFLAGDAAHIVPPTGAKGLNLAVSDVRVLARGFAELHRSGSAQLLDAYSELSLERVWQATRFSYDMTRMLHAQPDGDAFEDRLQFARLRRITASRPAAAELAANYTGLPLAATARAMGPTGDH; this comes from the coding sequence ATGCGGACCAAGGTCGGCATCATCGGCGGGGGCCCGGCCGGGCTCCTGCTGGCCCGGCTGCTGCACCGGACGGGGATCGACTGCGTCGTCCTGGAGAGCAGGACCCGCGCGTACGTCGAGCAGCGGCAGCGCGCCGGGATGCTGGAGCAGGGCACGGTGGACGCCCTGCGCGAGTGCGGTGCCGCCGACCGGCTGGAGACCGAGGGGCTGATCCACAACGGTATCGAGCTGCGCTTCGACCGCGAGCGGCACCGCATCGACTTCCCGGTGCTCACCGGCGGCCGTACCGTCACGATCTACGCCCAGACGGAGATCGTGAAAGACCTCGTGGAGCTGCAACTCGCCGACGGGCCGCCGCTGTTGTTCGAGGCCGAGGTCCTCGGCATCGAGAACGCCGTCGAGGAGCCGGGCGGCGGTCCACCCCTCGTGCGCTTCGTTCACGAGGGCCGCGAACAGACCCTCACCTGCGACTACGTGGTCGGCTGCGACGGTTTCCACGGCGTCGCCCGCGACACCTTCCCGGCCGTCGTCAGCCGCACCTACGCGCACGACTACCCCTACTCCTGGCTCGGCATCCTGGCCGATGTCGCGCCCTCCTGCGAGGAGTTGGTCTACGCGCGCGGACCGGGAGGCTTCGCGCTGCACAGCATGCGCTCGACGTCGGTGTCGCGGCTCTATCTACAGGTCCCGAACGGCACCGACGCCGACGACTGGCCCGACGAACGCATCTGGGACGAACTCGACGCCCGCTTCGCGATCGACGGCGACTGGCGGCTGGAGCGCGGCCCCATCACCGCCAAGTCGGTGACACCGATGCGCAGTTACGTCCACGAGCCGATGCGCCACGGGCGGCTCTTCCTCGCCGGGGACGCCGCGCACATCGTGCCGCCGACGGGCGCCAAGGGGCTGAACCTCGCCGTGTCCGACGTCCGCGTCCTGGCCCGCGGCTTCGCCGAGCTCCACCGCTCGGGATCGGCCCAACTCCTCGACGCTTACTCGGAGTTGAGCCTCGAACGAGTCTGGCAGGCCACCCGTTTCTCGTACGACATGACTAGGATGTTGCACGCTCAACCAGATGGGGATGCGTTCGAGGACCGGCTGCAATTCGCGCGTCTGCGCCGGATCACGGCATCCCGCCCCGCGGCCGCCGAGCTGGCCGCGAACTACACGGGACTTCCGCTCGCGGCCACCGCCCGAGCCATGGGTCCCACCGGCGATCACTGA